The following proteins come from a genomic window of Caloenas nicobarica isolate bCalNic1 chromosome 6, bCalNic1.hap1, whole genome shotgun sequence:
- the CXCR4 gene encoding C-X-C chemokine receptor type 4: MAQSMDNSLDGLDLSSGFTIEFSDNGTDEVGSGDYGDYGEPCFQHENADFNRIFLPTIYSIIFLTGIIGNGLVIVVMGYQKKQRSMTDKYRLHLSVADLLFVITLPFWSVDAAISWYFGNVLCKAVHVIYTVNLYSSVLILAFISLDRYLAIVHATNSQRPRKLLAEKVVYVGVWLPAVLLTVPDIIFASTSEVEGKYLCDRMYPHENWLISFRFQHILVGLVLPGLIILTCYCIIISKLSHSKGHQKRKALKTTVILILAFFACWLPYYIGISIDTFILLGVIRHRCSLETIVHKWISITEALAFFHCCLNPILYAFLGAKFKTSAQNALTSVSRGSSLKILSKSKRGGHSSVSTESESSSFHSS; the protein is encoded by the coding sequence ctgtCCTCTGGGTTCACCATTGAATTTTCTGATAATGGCACAGATGAGGTTGGTTCAGGTGACTATGGAGACTACGGAGAGCCATGCTTTCAGCATGAGAATGCTGATTTCAACCGGATCTTCTTGCCAACAATCTACTCCATCATCTTCCTGACGGGAATAATCGGCAATGGATTGGTTATTGTTGTTATGGGCTAccagaagaaacaaaggagCATGACTGATAAATACAGGCTGCACCTCTCTGTGGCTGACCTCCTTTTCGTCATCACCTTGCCATTCTGGTCTGTGGATGCGGCCATAAGCTGGTACTTCGGGAATGTTCTGTGTAAGGCAGTTCATGTCATTTACACAGTCAACCTCTATAGCAGTGTCTTGATTTTGGCCTTTATAAGTTTAGATCGCTACCTGGCAATAGTCCATGCTACCAACAGCCAGCGACCACGAAAGCTGTTGGCTGAGAAGGTGGTGTATGTGGGCGTGTGGCTACCAGCTGTGCTTCTGACAGTGCCTGACATAATTTTTGCCAGTACTAGTGAAGTAGAAGGAAAGTATCTATGTGATCGCATGTATCCTCATGAAAACTGGCTGATTTCTTTCAGATTTCAGCATATCTTGGTAGGACTTGTCTTGCCTGGTCTAATAATCCTGACTTGCTACTGTATTATAATATCTAAGCTGTCACATTCAAAAGGCCACCAGAAGCGCAAAGCCTTGAAGACAACGGTTATCCTCATCCTCGCCTTCTTTGCCTGCTGGCTGCCATATTATATCGGCATCAGCATCGACACATTCATCTTGCTAGGAGTCATCAGACATCGTTGCAGCTTGGAGACGATCGTGCATAAATGGATCTCCATCACCGAAGCCCTGGCATTCTTCCACTGTTGCCTGAATCCAATTCTGTATGCCTTCCTGGGTGCCAAATTCAAAACATCAGCACAAAATGCTTTGACATCAGTTAGCAGAGGGTCAAGCCTCAAGAttctttcaaaaagcaaacGTGGGGgacattcttctgtttctacAGAGTCCGAGTCTTCAAGTTTCCATTCCAGCTAA